A DNA window from Seriola aureovittata isolate HTS-2021-v1 ecotype China chromosome 8, ASM2101889v1, whole genome shotgun sequence contains the following coding sequences:
- the gfra4b gene encoding GDNF family receptor alpha-4 isoform X1 — MDLWGVYLFHLITLALLEVILASRDCLVAGDSCSSDETCSPRLRTLRQCVAGNGNMKLGPGARSQCANAVSALLSSPLHGCQCKRGMKKEKNCLSIYWSLHQSTIHGLDLVESYPYETVQRDYDYVRLASITADSDVGMTTVNRCLDAAKACNVDDLCQKLRTEYVSACIKPTAKSGLCNRPKCNKALRRFFDRVPADYTHELLFCPCTDTACAERRRQTIVPSCSYESPEKPNCITQMRICKADYVCRSRLAQFQYDCEPSETSANGCKQGNYGACLLAYTGLIGSTITPNYVDNSTSSVAPWCSCSASGSQREDCDNFLGSFTDNICLRNALMTFGSESDQQPTLNQPTTPSLGHSSRENRSTTSPPETIETMRSLLDTIIPTQALGNELLLGQSTLPSNSLPNSASPPSLMLQAAFSLLLLLLHLLNNGH; from the exons CTCTGTTGGAGGTTATACTGGCCAGCAGGGACTGCTTGGTGGCTGGAGACTCATGCTCGAGTGATGAGACCTGTAGTCCACGTCTGCGGACCCTGCGTCAGTGTGTGGCGGGCAATGGCAACATGAAGCTGGGCCCCGGTGCCAGAAGCCAGTGTGCCAATGCAGTGTCCGCCCTACTGTCCAGCCCCTTGCACGGCTGCCAGTGTAAACGAGGcatgaagaaggagaagaactGCCTGAGCATCTACTGGAGCCTTCATCAGTCTACCATACACG GACTAGACCTGGTGGAGAGTTACCCTTATGAGACTGTGCAGAGAGATTACGACTATGTCCGCTTGGCCTCTATCACAGCTG ACTCTGATGTTGGCATGACAACTGTGAATCGCTGCCTGGATGCGGCCAAGGCTTGCAACGTGGACGACTTGTGCCAGAAGCTCCGCACAGAATATGTCTCAGCTTGTATCAAACCCACTGCCAAGTCTGGCCTGTGCAACCGACCTAAATGTAATAAGGCGCTGCGCAGGTTCTTCGACCGTGTTCCCGCCGATTACACACACGAGCTGCTCTTCTGCCCCTGTACGGACACAGCATGCGCAGAGCGTCGGAGGCAGACCATTGTGCCCAGCTGCTCTTATGAAAGCCCAGAAAAACCCAACTGCATCACACAGATGAGGATCTGCAAAGCTGACTATGTCTGCAG GTCTCGTCTGGCACAGTTTCAGTACGACTGCGAACCCTCTGAAACGTCTGCCAATGGCTGCAAGCAAGGGAACTATGGAGCCTGTCTCCTCGCCTACACAGGGCTCATAG GAAGTACAATAACTCCCAACTATGTTGACAACTCCACGTCCAGCGTGGCTCCATGGTGCTCCTGCTCAGCCAGTGGGAGCCAGAGAGAGGACTGTGACAACTTCCTGGGATCCTTCACCGACAACATCTGTCTCC GGAATGCTCTCATGACGTTTGGAAGCGAATCAGACCAGCAGCCGACTCTCAACCAGCCCACTACACCCAGCCTCggccacagcagcagagagaacaggagcACCACTTCTCCACCAGAAACCATAGAAACGATGAGGAGCCTTCTGGATACAATTATACCAACACAG GCCCTGGGAAATGAACTGCTACTGGGTCAGTCCACCCTGCCCTCCAACAGCCTCCCAAACTCTGCTTCACCTCCTAGCCTAATGCTTCAAGCTGCCTTCagccttctgctgctgctccttcatctGCTAAACAATGGACACTAA
- the gfra4b gene encoding GDNF family receptor alpha-4 isoform X2 produces MKLGPGARSQCANAVSALLSSPLHGCQCKRGMKKEKNCLSIYWSLHQSTIHGLDLVESYPYETVQRDYDYVRLASITADSDVGMTTVNRCLDAAKACNVDDLCQKLRTEYVSACIKPTAKSGLCNRPKCNKALRRFFDRVPADYTHELLFCPCTDTACAERRRQTIVPSCSYESPEKPNCITQMRICKADYVCRSRLAQFQYDCEPSETSANGCKQGNYGACLLAYTGLIGSTITPNYVDNSTSSVAPWCSCSASGSQREDCDNFLGSFTDNICLRNALMTFGSESDQQPTLNQPTTPSLGHSSRENRSTTSPPETIETMRSLLDTIIPTQALGNELLLGQSTLPSNSLPNSASPPSLMLQAAFSLLLLLLHLLNNGH; encoded by the exons ATGAAGCTGGGCCCCGGTGCCAGAAGCCAGTGTGCCAATGCAGTGTCCGCCCTACTGTCCAGCCCCTTGCACGGCTGCCAGTGTAAACGAGGcatgaagaaggagaagaactGCCTGAGCATCTACTGGAGCCTTCATCAGTCTACCATACACG GACTAGACCTGGTGGAGAGTTACCCTTATGAGACTGTGCAGAGAGATTACGACTATGTCCGCTTGGCCTCTATCACAGCTG ACTCTGATGTTGGCATGACAACTGTGAATCGCTGCCTGGATGCGGCCAAGGCTTGCAACGTGGACGACTTGTGCCAGAAGCTCCGCACAGAATATGTCTCAGCTTGTATCAAACCCACTGCCAAGTCTGGCCTGTGCAACCGACCTAAATGTAATAAGGCGCTGCGCAGGTTCTTCGACCGTGTTCCCGCCGATTACACACACGAGCTGCTCTTCTGCCCCTGTACGGACACAGCATGCGCAGAGCGTCGGAGGCAGACCATTGTGCCCAGCTGCTCTTATGAAAGCCCAGAAAAACCCAACTGCATCACACAGATGAGGATCTGCAAAGCTGACTATGTCTGCAG GTCTCGTCTGGCACAGTTTCAGTACGACTGCGAACCCTCTGAAACGTCTGCCAATGGCTGCAAGCAAGGGAACTATGGAGCCTGTCTCCTCGCCTACACAGGGCTCATAG GAAGTACAATAACTCCCAACTATGTTGACAACTCCACGTCCAGCGTGGCTCCATGGTGCTCCTGCTCAGCCAGTGGGAGCCAGAGAGAGGACTGTGACAACTTCCTGGGATCCTTCACCGACAACATCTGTCTCC GGAATGCTCTCATGACGTTTGGAAGCGAATCAGACCAGCAGCCGACTCTCAACCAGCCCACTACACCCAGCCTCggccacagcagcagagagaacaggagcACCACTTCTCCACCAGAAACCATAGAAACGATGAGGAGCCTTCTGGATACAATTATACCAACACAG GCCCTGGGAAATGAACTGCTACTGGGTCAGTCCACCCTGCCCTCCAACAGCCTCCCAAACTCTGCTTCACCTCCTAGCCTAATGCTTCAAGCTGCCTTCagccttctgctgctgctccttcatctGCTAAACAATGGACACTAA